A window of Oryza glaberrima chromosome 2, OglaRS2, whole genome shotgun sequence genomic DNA:
TTATAAAAGTCTTCCCCCTTTGAAACGTGGAATTTCTTATAAGGCAAAAACGAAAACAATACATGTTTGGAGTGCCCTAACACCTCAAATTCTATGGATTATAAAAACATAGGAAAAGATAATCATTTGAATAGTACGCGGAAAGACACATGAATTAGACAAGAAGATAGACACAAAATATTAGACAAGAAGATagacacaaaatatattttttaagaggTTGAGCTATGTTTTTTCTCatgttagaatttttttaaaattcgcACGTTTTGAGCCCCAAaggaatttcatatgatttttttataaccattccTATGATTCAAATGACCGCATAAGAAATTTTGTACAAGACTAAATTCCtctaaaatttgttaaaaaatctTTTATTCCAAAAGAACCCTGAAAGTATTTCATCGTTGATTCGGTCGCGTGTCTGTACTAGTAGCTTGTAAGCTGAGGCAGTAAAAATTACCTTCGCCGCAGATCATCAAGAAAGTACTAACAACAACGCCGTTTACCAGAAGAATTGACTTAAGTCCTCCAATCTAACCACCGTACCAACCATGAACCACTGTACAACCAGAACATAATGTACTTGCCGAGTGTAAACCACCAAAACAGCCGTCAAAGTCcgaaaggttttttttttgcagtcaATGTATCTGCATTGACCGACTAGTCTCACTATAAGTCTACAGTAATTTTACTAGCAGTACTACAATAAACTCGCGTTTTTATTTTCTGCAGACTGCAGCAGAGAGGAGAAATACGAGCAGATAAAACATAACTAGGGGCGTAAAAAAGACGACGCTACGCTACAGTACAGAGCCGAGATTGAAAAcgatagagggagagagagggggagggaccccccccccccctcttttttaaccttttttatgTTGCACGCATCCAGGGAGAGGATTGgcagtggagagagagagagagagaggtgtccATAGCAAGCAGAGCAGGAGCAGAGCCAACTGCACAAGGCAAGGCAGGGGGCCTCTCCTCGCTGTTCTACTGCTGCTATACTCTGGCATCGCGTCGCGCGCGCAAGCAAAAGGGTAGTTCCTCGATCAAACGCTCCAAGAGAAATCAccccgccacgccacgccgcgccgggCTGGGCTGCTGCTCCCAGATCTCGCCGAGCGGGGCGCGCGATTATGTGGGATTAGGTAGATGAGGGCGGCGCTGTTCGGTGCCGAGAGGAGCGGGGTAGtggaccacggcggcggcgataagGAGGAGCTGTTTtggccggcggggaagggggggctggtggtggtggagccgaGGTCGGTGCTGGACTGCACGCGCAGCCCGAGCCCGCCGTATTCCACGTCGACGCTGTCGTCGTCCctgggcggcggctcggcggacTCGACCGGTGTGGCGGCGGTTTCGGAgagcagcaccgccgccgccggagccaccAAATGGGGAGCCCCAGGCGAGCATGGTGGCGGCGGGAAGGAGGAGTGGGGCGGCGGGTGCGAGTTGCCCCCGATACCTGGAGCACTGGATGTGGGGCTCGTCGAGGGCGAGGGCTGGGACGCCACGGCCACGCTCGGCAACGCAGCCGGGCCGGACCAGTCGTTCTTGAACTGGATCATTGGggccggcggcgacctggaGCAGCCTGGTCCGCCGCTTCCAGTGCTCCAGCAGCCGCTTATTGACAATGCGGGGTTCGGGATCCCGGCGGTGGACACCATGGGCTTCTCTCTGGATCACCCCCTCAGCGGCGTCGCCTCCGACCTCTCGTCCTCCGGTGCGCACACtgccaccggcggtggcggcaaggcCTCATTAGGGTTCGGTCTCTTCTCGCCGGAGGCCACCTCCCtcgagcagccgccgccttcGATGCTGTTTCACGAAGGTATCGACACGAAGCCCCCTCTTCTGGGTGCGCAGCCGCAATTTCTCCTGAACCACTACCAACCCCAGCCACCCAACCCCGCCGCAGCCTTGTTCATGCCTCTCCCGCCCTTCCCCGAGCACAATCACCAGTCGCCGCATCTCCAGCCACCGCTCAAACGCCACCACGCCATTCCAGATGACCTCTACCTCGCCCGTAACCAGCAGCAGTCATCCGCGGTGGCGCCAGGTCTCGCCTATTCACCACCGCTACATGGCCCGGCTCCGTTCCAGCTCcatccttcgccgccaccgattCGCGGGGCGATgaagtcgacggcggcggaggcggcgcagcagcagctgctggacgagttggcagcggcggcaaaggcaacCGAGGCTGGCAATTCCGTTGGCGCGCGAGAGATATTGGCGCGGCTCAATCAACAGCTTCCCCAACTTGGGAAGcccttcctccgctccgcctCCTACCTCAAGGAGGCCCTCCTCCTCGCACTCGCCGACAGCCACCATGGCTCCTCCGGCGTCACCTCGCCGCTCGACGTTGCCCTCAAGCTTGCAGCATACAAGTCTTTCTCTGACCTGTCACCTGTGCTCCAGTTCACTAACTTTACCGCAACACAGGCGCTTCTTGATGAGATTGGTGGCATGGCAACTTCCTGCATCCATGTCATTGACTTTGATCTCGGTGTTGGTGGTCAGTGGGCTTCCTTCTTGCAGGAGCTTGCCCACCGCCGGGGAGCTGGAGGTATGGCCTTGCCGTTGTTGAAGCTCACGGCTTTCATATCGACTGCTTCTCACCATCCACTGGAGCTGCACCTTACCCAGGATAACCTCTCTCAGTTTGCCGCAGAGCTCAGAATTCCTTTCGAATTCAATGCCGTCAGTCTTGATGCATTCAATCCTGTGGAACTCATTTCTTCCTCTGGTGATGAAGTTGTTGCTGTTAGCCTCCCTGTTGGCTGCTCTGCTCGTGCACCACCGCTGCCAGCGATTCTTCGGTTGGTGAAACAGCTTTGTCCTAAGGTTGTCGTGGCTATTGATCATGGAGGTGATCGTGCAGACCTTCCATTCTCGCAGCATTTCCTGAATTGTTTCCAGTCCTGTGTGTTCCTCCTTGACTCGCTTGATGCTGCTGGTATTGATGCTGATTCTGCCTGCAAGATCGAGAGGTTCCTAATTCAACCAAGAGTTGAGGATGCAGTGATTGGGCGGCACAAGGCGCAGAAAGCTATAGCATGGAGGAGCGTTTTTGCAGCAACTGGGTTTAAGCCCGTTCAGCCCAGCAACCTCGCCGAGGCACAGGCAGACTGCCTCCTGAAGCGGGTGCAGGTCCGAGGATTCCATGTGGAGAAACGCGGAGCTGCTCTTACGCTCTACTGGCAGCGTGGGGAGCTTGTATCCATATCATCTTGGCGGTGCTGATCAGCCATAAGCTTCACTCCACCAAGGTTCCACCACCGTTTGCAAGCATTGACCACTCCAGTAATGTCCATTTATTCTTGCAATTAAATGTTGCAAATGAAATTGTTGTCTTGAGCTGTTGAACTCTTCATATTGCTTTTCGTTGCAGCTTATTAGCTAGCCTAGTGGATTTAGGAATATTGGTGTCAGTCTCTATAGCTAATGATGTTGCTTTAGGTTGTTGCCATGCTCTGCTCAATTAGCCATGATCATCTCATTGGAAACACTGCTTATgagtagagactagagagggTAATTTAACCTATCAAATGGTTGTGTGGTACAGAATTAATATTATACTGCTGTTGCTCTGTAATTCTTTGGGTACGTTAGTTCTGCATTTCCATTGTTATGCATTGAACTGAAATGGATGCACAATGCATACCATTCTAATAGTTAGTGGGGATGGCTATCATAGGACTAAGACATTGATATAACTACATATGACTTAGTACAGCAATAAAAGGTTTTGCCAAACAGCTCAAATATATTTGGAGTAATAGGTCATAATCAAGTTTCAGAAAGAGAAACAAAGATAATAAATTTCCACGTCATTCTCTCCTTTTTAGTTTGTGTAAGCTGTGCTTAGTAATTTTTGCAGATTAGAATATGATATGCAGAGCAACTACCGGTGTCGTAGTTGATTTTGCATAGCAATTGTGTATCTATCGATCTGCACAAGCTCCTGATTGAAATTCTCTCAAGTAAGTTTGTCTAAACTGGATCAAACCTTAGTTTATAACCCCCTTGACTGACCATCAACGGTACAAGAATGCCAGACGATGTTTCTTTCCACaacaaacaacaaaataaatttattttgtatcTCTACTCTAGAAATGGATAGCCAATGTGTAAAAATATATTGCCCGTAACATGAGAAATTCACGCTTCACAGTCCATTCAGTTATATTTCCACAATAGACGTAATTCCAGGATAACATGACGAGGGCGAAACTAAAAATGCTTATTGTAACTTCCATGTTATGTCCTGTGACGAGGACACGAGGTATGCATATATTCCCATTGGCGAGATGGTACATAAATCAATCCTTGTAAACTTGTCACCTTGGTTTTAGACCGTATTCCATTTCGGGAGAGGCCTAGTTTTCTTGGTGATATGTTTTCTTGTGAACTTGTCGGTGTTGGTAATTTGCCGGATTTGCTCCATGTGTATCCCACATCTACTTTGACTCCGTTTCACTGCATTACTGGACACTGTAATTGTCATCGTCTGAGTTGTTTCACTCTACAGTGGAGACATTTCTAGgctatttttttatgcatatctACTGCTTCAATAATGCACATACATACACCTCTACCCGTGCTATCATGTGATTGTGTCCTATACCTCGGATTAGAAAATGTGAAGGGCTATTCTATTAACGACTGGAGAGTTGATTAAATTTACTACAGAACTGGGAAAGACCCGGACAAGAACACTGGCTACTATCAGGGCTTATTTCATCTTTGCTCATCTCCCACATGGACGTGTCCCCTCCTGCATGATCGCCTGCCCCTGCATTTCCTTCCATCCACTTACAAAAACTAATCACCTGGAGTCTCAATTATAAAACTAGTTTTTTATGATTTGAAATTTCTGAAACTCcgaattaattaatatagagtTGTACTCGATCTAGATTCTCAAATATTATGTTATACGATTTAACAAATTCTGAATTAATGAACATAAAGTTATACCCCCTTTGAAGTCTTGGGTATAGTGTTTTTATGATTTAACAATACCGGAATTCAGGATTAATATACATTAATAAATATTGTGTTGTAAGGGCAGTTTCAACCCTCCActtaggatggtgtctatggcattaactacattgtcaTATAGGACTTTtaacttatgtggcactatattaattaagagaaatGAAGAGATGAAGAAACTGGGTCttatgcaagacacagcttcaacacgagaacctatgcactagacactattaAGTTTTGTACTAGGAGAGAATaatgtcttcataatagatgaagaataaatatgattagtagagaagagaaatgatgtatttattaatggtccactttaagaaaccatggttTGTGGAGTGAAGTTTCTATTGTGGTGTCTTgttgacatggcaccatagacactaCTTATGGATACtgtgggttgggactgccctaaggcctcgattagtattttttataatctaataatttTGAAATTCCAATAGTTGAAATTAACAAACACCGAGTTATCCTTAGTTTAGAATCTCGATAATAATATCTCTATGATCGCATAATTCTGAAatcaaaattaataaatattagtACTAGTTAAAATTGATTGTTTAAAATGTATAGCACGTGCAGGTGCACTACTTGCATAATTGATGGCTAGTTAAAGGGAACGTATTTTATGCGCTTAAGTTTTTCGTGTACATATCATGTATACTAGCtaacaaatttcaaaaaaaaaatctaaaataaaattatacagGTACTTTTATTAGTATTACTTATGTGTCAAGTTTTACctttaaattcattatatttagcCTAAAGAAAAGGATAAAATTCCTGATAATTTTGAGAGTATAAATCGGTtcgaattttatctttttttcaatcatatataaaataaatttgaaaatgagACTTTACACATAAATGTACTACTAAATACAATTTTTTCTCgtaatttttttagaagttTGTTATGTGTGCACAATGCGTATACGAGAAAACTTATATGCATGGAATGCGTTTACTAATTAAAAAGTAACAACAATGCGAGTGTAAAATATAGGGGTATACCGAGAACTGGCCTGGTCGAAGACGATTTGTGGCTTGATCCTAGCCTGATCCACCATGTTTGTCTGGCCTAGGACCTTGTTTGCTTGCCATACGGAGATCCTCTGCTGCTCACCTGGAACGATCCATCTTTGCCTCGCAAATTGCAATTAGCCTGGGCCTCAAGGCGGCAGCGACGATTTTATGATTACCACGGTAATCTTAATCTCGTAGTACGCCACAAACCGCCGCCGCTGAATCCCGTTTGGCCGGATCCTGCCATGACTTGTCACTCAGATCCCACAACCTACACGAAGCCACTCCCGTAGGTCTCCTTCCCAAATCCTTGACGGATCCGCGAAGCCATCCGCCGCGCAAAGCTCTCGCCATGGCCTGCCGGCTCACCggatctcgccgtcgccgcggttTTGCGCGAAGAAGCCGGAGAGGCACAGAAGTCGATGGCGGCTTGTCCAATCTTTCCGCCCACATTGCTGTAGCCTGAAGCCTGAAGCCGTAATTCCGTAAAGCAGTTGATCGGAAGCGATAGAAAGCGGTAAATGTGTTTTTGGCGAAGCTTCTGCGGAATAAAACTTGCAGGATTTTCAGCGGAATTTTTTACATCGACATAGATTTTGGAAGTACAATTGGATTCTATGAGTTTGTTTGtcacagctccaactccagccCAGCtaaacaatttcagctccacctaataGGGAGCGTAGCTGGGTGGAGCGCTCTCACGAAATAAACTAGGAAGGTGGAGCAGGGTTTAGGAAGCTCcataactccactccagactaaACTCttagagctaaatttagaaATTGGAGCTGTATCAAACATGACCTATATGCAATTATTATTTTCACTATCAAAATACCCGTGATGAAGAGATTTTTCATTGTAGAGGTTATCAAttattgcaagttgcaacatacagatatattttgtttgtataatatatatttagagTTTATgccttaaaaaaatgaattttagcGGTTTGCCTAATGAAAAGCTGTAATGGACGGGGAAATGTGGATATCCATCCATCTACAACCATTGACATTCAAGTAGTCTTAAACTCGAATTTCAATGTCTaacatcccctctcctcctctcctcaaccaATAAAGAAAAAGCACGCCCTCATCTTTCAATTGTTCACCTCACATCTCAGAAAGTTCGAGCCACCGGCCCACCTTTCAAACCACCGATGACATGACATCCTggctctctcctctcccgcgTCACTGCTGCTCATCCTCACATACCTTAGACACGCCTACGCCCCTCCCTCCCACACACCATCGCTATTGACATCGCAGGGCAAGATCTCCAGTTCAGCTTGAATCGATTGTCTTGTCTCTAGCTACTAGCTTAGGTGCATCATCCCCATTCACGTGCCTCGAGATTTAGGAACTTTGGCCtcgtttagttggtgaaatgaaaatttttgagtgtcacatcggacgtttaaccggatgtcggaaggggtttttggacacaaatgaaaaaactaatttcataactcgcctggaaaccgcaagacggatcttttgagcctaattaatccgtcattagcatatgtgggttattgtagcacttatggctaatcatggactaattaggctcaaaagattcgtctcgcgatttacatgcaaactgtacaattagtttttctttttatatatatttaatgctccatatatgtgtccaaagattcgatgtgatgtttttaggaaaatttttttggaactaaacaagacctCTATAGAAATATGGAGAGGAAACTAGTTGTATTGGGATATCGAGTGTTGAATATAAAGAGTCTACTGGAGCGTGTGGAAATATAGAAATGGTATGTTAAGGAGAATCACTCATATGGATGGAAGAAAAGCTTGTTGACTCTAAATTTGATCCAATACTCGAATGCCTGAGAGATTTACTTGACTCTAGTGTAGATCCTAAATTTCAGGTTCAAAGCATACCTTAGTTGATTCTAAATTTGATCCAACACTCGAAGGCCTAAGAGATTTATTTGACTCTAGTGTAGATTCTAAATTTCAGGTTCAAAGCATACTGGAATTTAGGATATATACTAGAGTCGAGTAAATCTCTCAGGCCTTCGAGTGTTGGATCAAATTTAGAGTCAACTAGGTTGATCCTGTATGTTTTGATCAGTAAAGAAAGATACTTCGATTGTTTATACATTATATAAGCTTAGCCGATGATAGCACATTTCTTTATCAAAAGCAATCTTACTATATCGGACTTAACGGAGATAATATAAAATTGAAGTTGATAAGAGGATATTTAACTACTGAGTATACACAATTAATAACAAAATTTTACTTAATTAACTACAATCTAATAGATCAGATTCAACCCAGTACAAGATTGATAGCAATAGGTAGATCTAATTAAGCCGATAGATTCTATACAAAGTAATGGATATATAAGTCAAGCTAAGATAGCAATACAATCAAAGAAAAAGCGGATATATCGGAAGACGGTGTttgtaataaattgattagaaTGTCGGACCGAAGCGAGAGTCATAACTAGGTCGATACAAACAAAGTTGATGAAACTTACCTTCTCGCTGAAAATTGTGACGATGTATCCTGCTCGAATAACTAAGAACTCGctaaaaagggtggtgatgtgCCAGAAATTGTATATTGACTAGCAAAAGTGTctgtgcgttgcaccgggtgatAACGGAGTGTGTATATTGACCaaaagtgttgtttggtttagcaaaagtgcccgtgcgttgcaacgggaagcgtacatatcagaaaaatatgcaattaaataaaatacaaattcgCTAAAATATtcggtatttttaagtaggtatatgtgtataattaaataaatttacaagtaaagcaagtgtgagaaataactataattgtaatgcttctgaaaaaatgagcactaaaaatgaacttactctctttttttcggCCCGAGGaacctaaaatagacttatttccggCCCTTGCCAGTCGGCCCACGGCCTTTTGCGCATGCGCGGGCTCACTTCCCCTCCCCAGGCCGCAACCTGGGCTTGGGCTGGAAAAGTGGCCTCACTCTCGATCCCTCTTGGGCTGATTTCGGCCCGGATGACACCGGCCATCCGATCTCTAGGGTTTTGATCGGACGGCCGAGCGTCAATATCGGGGAAACAAAACCCCCTCCCTCTCAgccgccgaaaccctagcctatttccctcccctccctcccatctcacttcgctgccctcccctccgtgccaccgagcggcggcggcacccctcctcccgtgagcggcggcggcccgcggcggcgccctccccctgagcaacgtcggcgacggcgccctcccccCGCGAGCAGCGATGGCgtctcccccaccaccggcggcgcggccgcgtcctcccccaccaccggcagcgcggcggcattctcccccaccaccggcggcgcccgGGGAGGCGATCCTCTATCTCAAAGCGACGGCGGgttggtggcggccgcggcggatcCGAGGGTGggggcggcgtcagcggcggctccctccacCCCCTCTAGCCTCCCTCCCGCGgtagatccggcggcggctgcgtctcccttctcccctcttgcctccctcctgccccagatccggcggcggtggcggtgtcggcggcatcggtggtggcggcggccgcgggccggCAGTGGCTCCCTCCTCCCATTTCACCTCCCTCCCGCCCTAGATCCGGCGGCGATAGatccgacggcggtggcgccgtcggcggcgacgcccccaccacccacggcggcgtcggcggcaccctcccccaccaccggcggcggatctagcgggaggggaggcaccccgcgagcgacggcgacggcgcccctcctcccgcgagcggcggcggccctctcccccaccaccggagagcgccctccgccgccgccgccggcggatctagcgggagggaccggcggcggcagcgctctcccctccaccagatccagTAGGAGGGGAGCCGCTGGCGGCCAGCCGTCcctgcggcggcgacaacgacggcggtggttcggcaacgacggtggcggcggcggcgaccccctTGGATCTAATTTTTGGTTTTgatttggatatatatgtgtacatgcatcATGATTTGTGTGATTGAACTCCgattgtgattgtgatttttttccggGGTTTGATTGCATACggattgggatttttttttgggggggggggtgcgaCGAAGCGGGACGAAAAACCggtgtgacgaccggaaaaatccgaatatttatattagttatatatttgttgataatttaCCAGGCTTGTGTGCACTTATATTTATGCCCCTAACCTAACTGAGTTTGATTCGAATACAATTCAATCGACTAAAAACTTATCTCCTAGAAAGAAATGTAAATCTTTAAAACCTGCCTAAACGTAAGTACACGACATATAATTTCAAAAGTAAATCTAATACTATCTTAAACAACCTGATACACTTTTCAACAGAACCAACTCAATTGATGGCGTCAATTACTTCCATTGACCCGTGTTTTACCAAAGACTATATCAAATTTTACCGTTAACAGTTTGGTTTGGACTCGCATTAATTGGCTCTCAAGCTGAGCCCAAGCCTCCTTCATATACAGCCCTAGCTGTGGGtgtagagagaggagaggatgaaGGGATCTGCTAGCACATGGTGGTGTGGATGATGCCGGTAGCCGATATAGACGAAACTCTCGCCATCTCATGGTGTCTCAACATAACACCGCGGGCACCGCTTTAGCCACTACTCTCCTCATCTCCCTTCCCTCTTCTCCTTGGCTCCACACTcactccctcccgccgccgccgccgccacgctgcgCCGTTGGCCGGTGGCATGATGTGCGTGAAAATCCAACCTCATATAGCATTTAGTCTGTACGATCGGATGCTGTTGTATAAGTATGTGATAAAATAGGCGGTATATTTaaggataaattttaaatactaTTTTAGTAAAAAGTAAATTTTAAatagtaaaattattttttggtcaTGTTCTTTTTATAGGGGTGGAAAATACGAGCAGATAAAACATATAGTAGGGCGTTAAAAAGACGACGCTAGGAGCAGAGCCGATTGAAAACGATACAGGGAGAGAGAGTGAcacttttaaaaccttttttatGTTGCACGCATCCAGGGAGGATGGCAGCGGAGAGAGAAGAGTCCACCAcacagaggagaggagaggagagagagaccgTAGCAAGAGGTGTAGTAGTAGAGGAGAGCAGAGAGCCGAGGCCTTGGccaggagagagaaggggtagGGGGAGACCGGGAGAGAGGTTGCCGCAGAGGCAGAGCCAACTGCACAAGGCAAGGGGCACGCAGCCACGCAGTGCTCCTGCTTGCCCTGCCCCTGCCCACCCCCACCTCCTCGCTGTTCTACTGCTGCTCTACTCTGGCTGGCAACGCATCGCGTCGCGCGCCCAAGCAAAGGCTCCATCAAACACACaccaagaaagaagaagaaaaaaaatcccccgCCACGCCGGGCTGCTCCAGATCTCTCAGCCGCGCGCGCGATTATGTGGGATTAGGTAGATGAGGGCGGCGCTGTTCGGTGCCGAGAGGAGCGGGGTAGTGGACctcggcggcatcggcggcggtaACAGGGGGCTGTTTtggccggcggggaaggggggcctggtggtggtggagccgaGGTCGGTGCTGGACTGCACGCGCAGCCCGAGCCCGCGCAATTCCACCTCGACGCTGTCGTCGtcccagggcggcggcggggcggactCGACCGGTGTGGCGGCGGTTTCGgagagcagcgccgccgccgccgaagccacCAAATGGGGAGCCCCCGGGGAAcacgggggcggcggtggcggcggtggcggcggtgggaagGAGGACTGGAGCAGCGGCTGTGAGTTGCCCCCGATACCGGGGACCCTGGATGTGGGGCTCGTCGGAGGAGAGGGCTGGGACACCATGCtcggcaacgccgccgccgccgcagccgggcAGGATCAGTCATTCTTGAACTGGATCATTGGGGCCGCCGGCGACCTGGAGCAGCCC
This region includes:
- the LOC127763419 gene encoding scarecrow-like protein 6, which translates into the protein MRAALFGAERSGVVDHGGGDKEELFWPAGKGGLVVVEPRSVLDCTRSPSPPYSTSTLSSSLGGGSADSTGVAAVSESSTAAAGATKWGAPGEHGGGGKEEWGGGCELPPIPGALDVGLVEGEGWDATATLGNAAGPDQSFLNWIIGAGGDLEQPGPPLPVLQQPLIDNAGFGIPAVDTMGFSLDHPLSGVASDLSSSGAHTATGGGGKASLGFGLFSPEATSLEQPPPSMLFHEGIDTKPPLLGAQPQFLLNHYQPQPPNPAAALFMPLPPFPEHNHQSPHLQPPLKRHHAIPDDLYLARNQQQSSAVAPGLAYSPPLHGPAPFQLHPSPPPIRGAMKSTAAEAAQQQLLDELAAAAKATEAGNSVGAREILARLNQQLPQLGKPFLRSASYLKEALLLALADSHHGSSGVTSPLDVALKLAAYKSFSDLSPVLQFTNFTATQALLDEIGGMATSCIHVIDFDLGVGGQWASFLQELAHRRGAGGMALPLLKLTAFISTASHHPLELHLTQDNLSQFAAELRIPFEFNAVSLDAFNPVELISSSGDEVVAVSLPVGCSARAPPLPAILRLVKQLCPKVVVAIDHGGDRADLPFSQHFLNCFQSCVFLLDSLDAAGIDADSACKIERFLIQPRVEDAVIGRHKAQKAIAWRSVFAATGFKPVQPSNLAEAQADCLLKRVQVRGFHVEKRGAALTLYWQRGELVSISSWRC